The Streptomyces sp. V3I7 genome segment TCCTTCCAGTAGCTGACGTTGTAGATGTCGTCGCGATCGTTGCGCTTGACGGCCCGATGGGCTCCCGTGATCTGCCTTGCGTAAAAGCACAAGTAGGTGCAGATCGCGCTGCTGGCCGTGGTGAGGGAGATGAAAGGCAAGCCCTGCTTGGTGTATCCGACGGAGCCGTCTGCATCGATGACTCCGCGCAGGTAGTCGCGCTGGGAGAAACGCCCCCGCGGTGGGGCGATCGTCCTGGACTTGCGTCCGTACGGCAGGCCGAGTTCGTTGAGCTTGGTCCTGGCTTCGAGGGAGCACAGGGTCCAGACGGCCGAGGTGTGGGTCTCGGCGAAGTTCGTGGACCGGGTGCGCTGGGTGATGCTGCTGTTGTAGGGCGTCAGCTTCTGGAATTCACGCAGGATCTCGATGTCCCGGGCGCTGATCTCGACGGACAACCGGCCCTTCTGCCCGGTCCCCTGATACAGATGTCCGTCCGCCTGCAAGAAGCCGAACATGTACGCGTACTCCGGGACCGTGAGGTCCATGAACAGGTGGGCGCTAGGCTCGCAAACAGCCACAGGGAAGCCTCCACTTCCGTAGTGGTCAGGCCCTCGGCTGGGACCGGCATCCCGGCCGAGGGCCGTCGGTTTGATGTTGTGGCGCGAGCCTAGGTCGCCAGTTCAGACGCCGTTCAGGTGATCGGCGATGTTCACTCCTGTGAGTTATTTCGAGTGCCGTACCGCCGCCTGGGCGTCACAGCTCCCGGTGCACCTTCGTGTTCGAGGCCTGGGCTCGGGGGCGGAGGACGAGGAGGTCCACGTTGACGTGGGCGGGGCGGGTGACGGCCCAGGTGATGGTGTCGGCGACGTCGTCGGCGGTGAGGGGTTCGGCGACGCCCTCGTAGACCTTGGCCGCCTTCTCCTCGTCGCCGCCGAAGCGGGTCAGGGAGAACTCGTCGGTCCTCACCATGCCGGGTGCGATCTCGATGACGCGGACCGGGCGGCCGACGATCTCCAGGCGCAGGGTCTCGGCGAGGACGTGGGCGCCGTGCTTGGCGGCGACGTAGCCCGCGCCGCCCTCGTAGGTGGCGTGGCCGGCGGTCGAGGAGACGACGACGATCGTGCCGTCGCCGCTCGCGTCGAGCTTGGGGAGCAGGGCCTGGGTGAGGTTCAGGGTGCCGATGACGTTCGTCTCGTACATCCTGCGCCACTGGGCCGGGTCGCCGGTGGCGACCGGGTCCGCGCCGAGCGCGCCGCCCGCGTTGTTGACCAGCACGCCGACGGTCTGGAAGGCGGAGGCGAACTCGTCGACGGCCGCGCGGTCGGTGACGTCCAGCTGGTACGCCACCGCGTCGTGGCCCGCCGCGGTGATCTCGTCGGCCAGCGCCTCGATGCGGTCCTTGCGGCGGGCGGTGAGGACGACCCGGTAGCCGGCCTCGGCCAGCCGGCGGGCCGTGGCGGCGCCGATGCCGCTGCTCGCACCCGTGACGACGGCGATACGGGAGGCGGCGGACGGGGCGGCGGTGGCCATGGGCTACTCCTCGGGCGGGCGTACGAAAGTCTTCGCTCAGCGTAGGCGAGCGTCAGGCGCCGTTGCGCGGGGCCCACATGATCACGGCCATTCCGGCCAGGCAGATCAGCGCGCCCGCGATGTCCCAGCGGTCGGGCCGGTAGCCGTCGGCCACCACGCCCCACAGGATCGAACCGGCGACGAAGATCCCGCCGTACGCCGCCAGGACCCGGCCGAAGTGGGCGTCGGGCTGGAAGGTGGCGACGAAGCCGTACGCCCCGAGCGCCAGCACGCCCCCGGCCGCCCACAGCCAGCCGCGCTGCTCGCGCACGCCCTGCCAGACCAGCCACGCGCCGCCGATCTCCAGGACCGCGGCGACGCCGAAGAGGGCGGCGGAGCGGAGGATCAACATGCCCGCAGCCTCCCACGCGCGCTGTCACCCTGGCTGTCACCTGATGGAGGGCGCCTGTCCGCGGCCACGCGTGGGATACATGGGTACGCGTCCTACGGCGCGCGGATCTTCCCAGACTGAGTGCACGACGGAGTGGTGCCATGCGGATGACCAGGCAGCTTGTGGTGTGGAGTGCCGTGCTGACGGTGGTCGCGGCCGCCGGTGCCGCGCGGGCGGACGAATCCGGGGCGGCCCCCGAGGCCGACCTGGCGTACCACGGTTCGGCGGTGATGTCCGGGGACTGGGTCGACGTACGGCTCACCCCGCGCAATCACGGGCCGGCCGCGGTCTCCGGGGCCAGCGTGCAGCTGCGCTGGTCGGTGCCGCTCGCGGACCGTCAGCAACTGCCGCCGGGGTGCGCGCG includes the following:
- a CDS encoding YnfA family protein → MLILRSAALFGVAAVLEIGGAWLVWQGVREQRGWLWAAGGVLALGAYGFVATFQPDAHFGRVLAAYGGIFVAGSILWGVVADGYRPDRWDIAGALICLAGMAVIMWAPRNGA
- a CDS encoding SDR family NAD(P)-dependent oxidoreductase, whose product is MATAAPSAASRIAVVTGASSGIGAATARRLAEAGYRVVLTARRKDRIEALADEITAAGHDAVAYQLDVTDRAAVDEFASAFQTVGVLVNNAGGALGADPVATGDPAQWRRMYETNVIGTLNLTQALLPKLDASGDGTIVVVSSTAGHATYEGGAGYVAAKHGAHVLAETLRLEIVGRPVRVIEIAPGMVRTDEFSLTRFGGDEEKAAKVYEGVAEPLTADDVADTITWAVTRPAHVNVDLLVLRPRAQASNTKVHREL